The sequence TGCCCAGCCACATAATTAGGGTAATTCCCAATACTATTCGTAACACACCCATATAGGACCACTCGAGAAAAGGTCCTGGAACAACAAAAGTGTTCACATAGAATGATTGAGAACAGATAAGTAAAACAAATGCACCTAAACCTAGATTCATCCGGAAAGCCCTCTTAACATACCTTTTCTTCTCCTCGGGATCATAAACGAAAGCAGGAATTTCTTCACCTTTTTCATACGGCATTGCCCAAATCGAATAATTGAGCCATGAAATATTCGATGTGAACTTTAGTTGCCAACCAGTCTCTTTATGAAAAGAATAGAAGTCCGTATTCACTTTAGGCTCAAAGTTCACTTCGTAGCCGATCAGTTGGGGGTTCTGTTTTCTAAATGTAAATACGGCCGCCCTTACAGACTCTAGCACTAAGCCTTCAGCTGCTAATTCCTCAAGCCATTCCTTCGTCTGCAATGGTTGATACATCCAACCCGGGCGCATTTTCCGAACTTTTCTCCCTCTACTATTCCTATCGATTTCTGCCCCCATCTCATTCATTTCAAATTTTCGATAAGACCGGAATACAAATATTGTTAAGCCCGTTAACGTGATGAAAATTAGTAGCGGAATCGTCATAGGACCAAGCATGATTTTTCCTGTTATTACATGTGAAGATATTCCCCATATGAAGAAAAACGGGAGCATGCCAGATAGAATAAAAGTAGAGAATATCAAGAGCAAATAAGCATGCAATCGATTGCGCTTAAAGAGAGTCTCACGCATCGGAGTATAGGTGATTACTTCAGATTCATTCTGTAAAATCTGCCACTTTCCAGATGATGTAACGACTTCCCAACCGGAATGTAGTAGTCGTTCTGGGACTTCAGCTTTGTCAAATTGAATTGAATATGTGACGTCAGCGCTCGGCCCCTCTTTAAATGTAAACGTCCGGAGAGTAGGATTGAATTCAATTAAATGAAAACCATTCCTTGCCATTTTGGAAAGCCACTGTTCGGTTTCAGTGATTCGATAACTCCAAAACCATCGCATTTTCTTCATATGAATTCCCTCCTGAATCTTGTTGCATTCTTGTGTAGTTCCTCTAAACGAACCATTTCCGCCTGCATGATCAGTTTCCCACGATCTGTTACCTCGTAAATTGTCTTTCGCTTTTCATCCGCAAAAACCGCTATCATCGCGTCTTTATGCATCTTTGTCAGTGTCCCATAGACAGTTCCAGATCCTAGTCTTAATCGCCCGTCTGTCAATTCTTCGACACACTGGATAATTCCATATCCGTGACGGGGCTCAGTCAGTGATAACAGTATGTAGAATGCCGTTTCTGTCATCGGCACATATTTCTTTATTAATTTTTCCACAAAACTCCTCCATATGTCTCGTTGCTATATGTCATGCCGTGACTATATCACGACATGACATATAAAACAACATGAACAAGAAACAAGTCAACGTTTTTTTTAATCTTGTTATTACGGTAAAGTTCCTATAATTCAGTAGGCACGCTCTTTTAAAACGACTTTTTTCAGATAAAAAACGTGTACTCCCTTCGAAAATGGAAGTACACGCAGACTATATTAATCTTCAAATACGATTGTAGATACTGCGCAATATTCTCCACGTGAATCTGTGAAGAATTCGATTTTACCACTAATAGGTAGTTCGAGAAGTTCAATTGTTCCGCTAAAATCAGCTCCATAGTAATAAGCAAATCGTCTATGATCGAATCCTTCCGCCGTTTCCTGTCCGTCATCTTCAAACCAAGTGGCATCCAAATTCAATCCGTACTCTTCCAGGTCCGCAAAATATTGCTGGGCGACATTATAAGGGTTAGAGTCATGGCAGAACTTTCCTTGCCATATACCATTATCGCCGTTTTCCATCTCCGCTACCAACTGCCAGTCGTCATACATTGGCATGAAGTAGCCGTTTGGATGATCGATATTCCCTTCATATAAGTCATAATATGGAGAAACTGCATAGAAAAAGTCTGGCGATACGCCGCCTTCATCTTCCCCCTCGCCAAACATTGTCGAAGGATCTTCACCTTCCTGCTCATCCACTTCTGTTTCTGCAGCTACGGTAGTGACACCCGTTTTTCCCGTGCTTGCTGTTTCTTCACTTGTATCGGTCTTTTCTTTCGCTGCTTCATCTTGTACCATCTGATCTACATTCTTGATCAGACTTTCCACACTTTGGATCAACCCTTCAGCTTCACTACATCCTGACAGTAGCACCATCATTGCTATTACCGATATGCTACGAAATAGAATCGTCTTCATTATCGTTTCCTCCATTTCCTTCAAACGTATACATTTCATCATATAAGCTGAAAGTTAAAGGAGCGTTAAATCAATTTTTCTATTTACGTCTTTATGACAAATGACATTCTACTAGTCAAATGACGAATTCCTAAGTCAATTCAACTACATTATTCCTTGTTACCGATACATTTAATAATTTTGCAGTCGTTTACTAGCGGGAATTGCCTGAAGCCTTACTGCAACGACAATACCGAGTACCGCCCCGCTAATACTTGATACGAGAAACGGTGGCATGAAGAAGAAGGCAGTCACAGTCGTTCCCATTAGAATAGCGGCGTATGGAACTGCAAACAACGATGCAATCAATCCTGTCCCGATAATTTCGCCGACTGCCGCCATCCATGCACGCCCGGAATGTTTATACATTAAACCCGCAAGCGTTGCACCGATCATTCCGCCTGGAAACGCAAGAAGTGAACCTGTTCCTGTTAAGATACGAACTAGCCCCGTCATGAAAGCGATAATGACCGCGGGCAACGGTCCTAAAAGTATCGCTGCAACTACATTGACGGCATGCTGAATCGGATACGCGCGGGCAATTCCAGCGGGAAAGGAGACAAATGTTGAACCGGCAACTGCAATCGCTGTAAAAACCGTCATCAGCACGAGTTTCTTCGTGCTTATCCGATTACTGTTTTCGATTTTCCTTTCCATTGCAAGAAAACCCCTTTCAGCTCCAAAGTTGCATTCTCGACATCCTTTGCGGCAGCGATTGCTGATATGACTGAAATCCCGGATGCACCTGCCTGAAACACAGGTCCAGCATTCGTCGCTGTAATGCCGCCTATACCCATAATTGGTAAATCCGGATAGAGACCGGACACTTCCTGAATCATCTTTGTACCCGCAACTGGTTTAGCATCCATTTTGGACACTGTCGCATATACCGGCCCCATACCGATATAATCCGCTCCAGCGATTTTCGCCGCTTTCGCCTCTTCGACCGTATGGACGGAAACACCAAGTATTTTAGTTGGCCCGATTTTCTTACGGACTTCAACTGCGCAAGCATCATCCTGACCGACATGCACACCATCAGCTTTGATTTCAATAGCTAGTTCGACATCATCATTGACGATGAACGGCACGCCATATTGAGCACATAGCCGTTGACAACTTTGCGCGAAA is a genomic window of Sporosarcina oncorhynchi containing:
- a CDS encoding PadR family transcriptional regulator codes for the protein MTETAFYILLSLTEPRHGYGIIQCVEELTDGRLRLGSGTVYGTLTKMHKDAMIAVFADEKRKTIYEVTDRGKLIMQAEMVRLEELHKNATRFRREFI
- a CDS encoding DUF2812 domain-containing protein; protein product: MKKMRWFWSYRITETEQWLSKMARNGFHLIEFNPTLRTFTFKEGPSADVTYSIQFDKAEVPERLLHSGWEVVTSSGKWQILQNESEVITYTPMRETLFKRNRLHAYLLLIFSTFILSGMLPFFFIWGISSHVITGKIMLGPMTIPLLIFITLTGLTIFVFRSYRKFEMNEMGAEIDRNSRGRKVRKMRPGWMYQPLQTKEWLEELAAEGLVLESVRAAVFTFRKQNPQLIGYEVNFEPKVNTDFYSFHKETGWQLKFTSNISWLNYSIWAMPYEKGEEIPAFVYDPEEKKRYVKRAFRMNLGLGAFVLLICSQSFYVNTFVVPGPFLEWSYMGVLRIVLGITLIMWLGMLIKIIVGYRREMKLLHV
- the thiW gene encoding energy coupling factor transporter S component ThiW encodes the protein MERKIENSNRISTKKLVLMTVFTAIAVAGSTFVSFPAGIARAYPIQHAVNVVAAILLGPLPAVIIAFMTGLVRILTGTGSLLAFPGGMIGATLAGLMYKHSGRAWMAAVGEIIGTGLIASLFAVPYAAILMGTTVTAFFFMPPFLVSSISGAVLGIVVAVRLQAIPASKRLQNY
- the thiE gene encoding thiamine phosphate synthase codes for the protein MENVDYGLYFIMGSVNADNPLSVLEDALKGGITCFQLREKGIKALQGNEKKAFAQSCQRLCAQYGVPFIVNDDVELAIEIKADGVHVGQDDACAVEVRKKIGPTKILGVSVHTVEEAKAAKIAGADYIGMGPVYATVSKMDAKPVAGTKMIQEVSGLYPDLPIMGIGGITATNAGPVFQAGASGISVISAIAAAKDVENATLELKGVFLQWKGKSKTVIG